In the Malaya genurostris strain Urasoe2022 chromosome 1, Malgen_1.1, whole genome shotgun sequence genome, one interval contains:
- the LOC131425321 gene encoding uncharacterized protein LOC131425321: protein MKWFIVLLVVGLPFIAIRAQPPKVTTKSKEIEAHISAVKNIVVFEVNDQRGNTIVLDDDESVKATKVYYLGTRIAGDNLVAVDGYNMTWPSPHDVVLKLTYPRSGVGAVVTYVQITVVQSTNVGKAVLVAGGIGQRFFQINVEAYSTYLFNYSLQVYGLL from the exons ATGAAGTGGTTCATCGTACTGCTAGTTGTAGGGCTTCCGTTTATAGCCATTCGGGCTCAACCACCGAAAGTGACAACTAAATCAAAAGAAATCGAAGCGCACATATCCGCTGTCAAGAACATTGTTGTCTTTGAAGTAAATGATCAGCGTGGAAATACCATTGTTCTGGATGACGACGAAAGTGTCAAGGCAACTAAGGTCTACTATTTGGGAACTAGAATAGCAG GAGACAATTTAGTTGCTGTCGATGGATATAACATGACCTGGCCGAGTCCGCATGATGTTGTACTCAAACTGACGTATCCCAGATCGGGAGTAGGTGCTGTGGTAACTTATGTACAAATCACTGTAGTTCAATCAACGAACGTGGGAAAAGCTGTCCTTGTAGCCGGTGGTATCGGCCAACGTTTCTTTCAAATTAACGTAGAGGCTTACAGCACCTATTTGTTCAATTATTCCCTACAGGTGTACGGACTTTTGTAG
- the LOC131425888 gene encoding UV excision repair protein RAD23 homolog B, which produces MKITIKTLKQEAFHIEVDVEKDTVRTLKEKFFQESKQDYPVERQRLIYLGKIMEDDHPLSQYNLDDKKFVVVMNKKPTTAPAEPATTATTTAPSSSSASAAKKETSDATPTPAATPAAVEKSKEEEKPKEVTKPDEPQQDDLQIKIQRITEMGYSEEEARIALEICDNNPDRAVEYLLSEIATSSLGGSSGGGGGSGGASTGNTGLLGSTQESRLAFLRGHPTFLEMKRLLQEDPSLLPHLLQKIQSSNPDLMRIISENQVEFLTLINEESDGPEGRSAVPRELETTAAAMVDSLSQADMEAIDRLKALGYPEHLVIQAYIACERNEYQAANFLVQNPDDDD; this is translated from the exons ATGAAAATCACCATCAAAACACTGAAACAGGAGGCGTTCCACATCGAGGTGGACGTCGAGAAGGACACGGTGCGAACACTGAAGGAAAAGTTCTTCCAGGAAAGCAAACAGGACTATCCGGTGGAGAGGCAGCGACTCATCTATCTCGGCAAGATTATGGAAGACGACCATCCGCTCAGTCAGTACAATTTGGATGACAAAAAGTTTGTTGTGGTTATGAACAAAAAACCAACGACCGCTCCGGCGGAACCGGCAACGACCGCGACAACAACCGCACCATCATCGTCATCGGCTAGTGCTGCGAAAAAAGAAACCAGTGATGCAACCCCGACACCAGCTGCCACTCCTGCCGCGGTAGAAAAGTCCAAGGAAGAAGAGAAACCGAAGGAGGTCACAAAACCGGACGAACCGCAGCAGGATGATCTTCAGATTAAAATTCAACGAATAACTG aaatggGATACTCGGAGGAAGAAGCCCGAATTGCTTTGGAAATTTGTGACAACAATCCGGATCGGGCGGTCGAATACCTCCTGTCCGAAATAGCAACCAGTTCTTTGGGTGGCAGCAGTGGTGGAGGCGGCGGCAGTGGTGGTGCTTCCACTGGCAACACTGGTTTGCTGGGTTCAACCCAGGAAAGCCGGTTAGCGTTTCTCCGAGGACACCCAACTTTCCTGGAGATGAAACGTCTTTTGCAGGAAGATCCCAGTCTGTTGCCGCATTTACTTCAGAAAATTCAGTCCAGCAATCCGGACCTGATGCGTATCATTTCGGAGAATCAGGTGGAGTTTTTGACCTTGATCAATGAGGAATCAGACGGACCGGAGGGCCGATCGGCAGTTCCACGTGAGCTGGAAACGACGGCCGCTGCAATGGTGGACAGTCTGAGCCAGGCCGACATGGAAGCCATCGATCGGCTGAAGGCCCTCGGTTATCCGGAGCATTTGGTCATCCAAGCCTACATAGCTTGCGAGCGCAACGAGTACCAGGCGGCTAACTTCCTCGTGCAGAACCCGGACGATGACGATTAG